The following DNA comes from Streptomyces sp. Ag109_O5-10.
TCCCCGCCGTACGCCAGGTGTACGTCGCCCACACGGTCCCCGGCAACGTCTGGCTGCACAGCGCCACCACCCGCGATCCGGCCCGCCTGCTCGACCTCGACCTCGCCGCGCTCGGCGCGGGCGACCACCGTTCGTTCGGCGCGGCCCTCGGCGGCCGGCCCCACCCGGGCAGCCCGCTCGCGCTCGTCTGCACCAACGGCAGGCGCGACCGCTGCTGCGCCCTGCTGGGGCGCCCGCTCGCCGCCGAGCTGGCCGCGTCCGGGGTGGAGGGCATCTGGGAGGTCACCCATCTGGGTGGTCATCGCTTCTCCCCGACGGTGCTCGTCCTGCCGTACGGCTACGCCTACGGCCGTGCCGAGGCCCATGCCGTCAAGGAGGTCCTGCACGGCATCCACGAGGGCCGTGTGGTGCTGGACGGGTGCCGGGGCTGCTCCGCCTGGGAACGGCCCGGCCAGGCGGCCGAACTGGCCGTGCGCGAGACGGTGGGCGAGTACACGGCCGGCGCGCTGAGCGTCGTGGGGACCGAGGGTACGGCCTCACGCTGGGAGGTCACGGTCGCCCACACCGACGGGCGCCGCTGGCGGGTGGGCGTGGCCCAGAGTGCCTCGCTGCCGCCGCGCCCGGAGAGCTGCGGGGTGTCGGTGCTGGGGTCGCCGGCCCGGATGGACGTGGTGTCGGTGCGGGAGCTGCGGACGGCCACGGCACCGGCGCGCTGACCCGGACTTTCCCAAGAACTGGTCAAGAGATCCGCGCCACAACCCCCTTAGCACGGCGTACCCGCGCACGTACCGTCGTGGGTATGAGCCCCACACCCCCCGTGCGCCGTCTGCGCCCCCGGCTGCCCCGGAAGGTGTTCTCCCAGGTCCTGTTGATGCAGCTGGCGATCGCCGCGGGGGTCGCGGTGCTCGCCACCGGGCTCTTCCTGGCGCCCCTGAGCAAGCAGCTGGACCAGGAGGCGATGCGCAGGGCCCTGGCCATCGCCCAGACCACGGCGCAGGACCCGCAGATCGCCCAGGGTGTGCTGACCACCGCGCCCACCGTGAACGGGCCGGTGCAGAAGGAAGCGGAACGGATCCGGCTGGCCACCGACGCCGAGTACATCGTGGTGATGGACCTCGGCGGATTCCGCTGGTCGCACACCACTCCCTCGGAGGTCGGCCGACATGTGTCGACCTCCCCCAAGGAGGCACTGGACGGCAAGGAGGTCATGCAGATCGACAACGGCACCCTCGGCCGTTCCGCACGCGGCAAGGTGCCGCTGTACGACGCGCGGCACCGCATCATCGGGGCCGTCTCCGTCGGCATCGCGTACGACAGCGTGCGGGCCCGGCTGCTCAGCACGATCCCCGGCCTGTTCGCCTACGCCGGCGGCGCCCTCGCGGCCGGCGCGCTGGCCGCCTGGCTGATCTCCCGGCGGGTCCAGCGGCAGACCCGCGACCTGGCCTTCTCCGACATCTCGGCGCTGCTCGCCGAGCGCGAGGCGATGCTGCACGGCATCCGCGAGGGCGTCGTCGCCCTCGACCGCGGCGGCCGCATCCGCCTGCTGAACGACGAGGCCCGGCGTCTCCTGAGCATCGGTGACGAGGCCGTCGGCCGCTCTCCCGACGAGGCGCTCGGCACCGGCCGTACGACCGACGTTCTGGCCGGCCGGGTCACCGGCACCGACCTGCTCACCGTGCGCGGCCAGCGGGTCCTGGTCGCCAACCGCATGCCCACCGACGACGGCGGTGCGGTGGCCACCCTGCGCGACCGCACCGAGCTGGAGCAGCTCGGCCGCGAACTCGACTCCACGCGCGGCCTGATCGACGCCCTGCGCGCCCAGGACCACGAGCACGCCAACCGCATGCACACCCTGCTCGGGCTGCTGGAGCTGGAGATGTACGACGACGCCGTGGAGTTCGTCGGCGAGGTGGTCGGCGACCACCGGGTCACCGCCGAGCAGGTCACGGAGAAGATCCAGGACCCGCTGCTGGCCGCCCTGCTGGTCGGCAAGGCGACCGTCGCGGCCGAGCGCGGGGTCGCCCTGTGGGTGTCCGACCGTACCCGGCTCCCGGACCGGCTGATCGACCCCAGGGGGCTGGTCACGGTGGTGGGCAACCTGGTGGACAACGCGCTGGACGCGGTCGCCGGCACCCCGCACGCGCGCGTGGAGGTCGAGTTGTGCGCGGAGGGCCGTGCGGTGGTCCTCAGGGTGCGTGACACGGGTCCCGGGATCCCGGCGGAGCAGCGGGAACTGGTGTTCACGGAGGGCTGGTCCACCAAGAAGCCGCCCGCGCACGGCAAGCGCGGCATCGGTCTGTCCCTGGTGCGCCGGCTCGCCGAACGGCAGGGCGGCACCGCGTCCGTGGGCGGACCGGAGGGCGGGGGCGCGCAGTTCACGGTCGTCCTCCCCGAGGCACTGACCGAGCCGGCGTTGGAGCCGGCGCCGACGCTCACCCCGGTCGAGGAGGAGGCGCGATGATCGAGGTCCTGGTCGTGGACGACGACATCCGGGTCGCCCGGGTCAACGCCGCCTACGTCGGCAAGGTGCCCGGCTTCCATGTGGCCGGTGAGGCCCACAACGCGGCGGAGGCCCTGCGCCAGTTGAGGACGCTGCCCCGCCTCGACCTGGTCCTCATGGACCACTACCTGCCCGACGGCACGGGTCTCGCGGTGGTCCAGGAGATGCGCCGCCGCGGCCACCAGACCGACGTGATCATGGTGACCGCGGCCCGGGACGTGTCGACCGTGCAGGCGGCGATGCGCCATGGCGCCCTGCAGTACCTGGTCAAGCCGTTCGCGTTCGCCGGGCTGCGCGCCAAGCTGGAGGCCTACGCGCGGCTGCGGCGCACCCTGGACGGCGGCGGCGAGGCCGAACAGGCCGAGGTGGACCGCATCTTCGGCGCCCTGTCCGCACCGTCCGAACCAGGGCTGCCCAAGGGGCACTCCCCCACCACCGCCGAGCTGGTGCGCCAGTCCCTGATGAGCGCGGAGGGCCCGTTGTCGGCCCAGGAGATCGCCGAGCGGACGGGGGTGAGCCGGCAGACCGCCCAGCGCTATCTGAAGCTCCTGGAACGCACCGGACGGGCCATGCTGACCCTCAAGTACGGCGACGCGGGCCGCCCCGAACACCGTTACGTGTGGGCGACCCGCGGCTGAGGCGTGCTTGAGGCGTGCTGCTCGACCGCCTACTTGGCCGCCTCGACGAACTCCGTGGTGTACGTCTTGCTCAGGTCGATGTCGGCGTTCTGGATGTTCGTGTTGAACGCCTTGAGCACCTTCTCCACGGTCTCCGGGCCGTTCTCGGGCATCACCCCGTCGTCGGTGAACATGGGCAGCGTGCTCTTGATGGACTGCGTGTAGAGGGCCTTGTCGCCCTGGGCGTAGTCGGCGGGCATCTTGGCCGCGATCTCGGCGGCGCTGTGCGTGGACATCCACTTGAGCGTCTTGACGAATGCATTGACCAGCTTCTGGACGGTGTCCTTGTGACCGTTGACCCAGTCCGTCTGCATGTACAGGCTCGACGACGGGTACGGGCCGCCGAGCGCCTGCTGGGATCCTTCCGGCGTCCGCATGTCCACCAGGACCTTGCCCGCCTTCTTGTCCAGGATGTTCGCGACGGTCGGGTCGGTGGTCATGCCGCCGTCGATGGAGCCCTGCTGGAGCGCCGAGATGAAGGTCGCGCCGGCTCCGACGGCGACCGGTGAGAAGTCGCTGACCTTCACCCCGTTCTTGACGGCGAGGTACTTGGTGAGGAAGTCGGTCGACGACCCGAGGCTGGTGATGCCGAGCTTCTTGCCCTTGAAGTCCTTGGGCGAGGTGATGTCCCCGGCCGCCTTGGTGGAGACGACCTCCACCTCGCCGGGAGCGTGCGAGAACTGCACCACGGACTCCACCGCCTTGCCCTTGGTCTGCAGGTCCAGCGTGTGGTCGTAGAAGCCGACGGTCCCCTGCACCTGCCCGGCCACGAGTGCCGTCTCGGCCTGTACACCGGCCGGCTCGGTCAGCAGTTCCACGTTCAGGCCCTCGGCGTCGAAGTAACCCAGCCGCTGGGTGAGCATGGCGGGCAGGTAGATGACCTTGTCCAGGCCACCGACCATGATCTTGACCTTCGTGCCCTTGCCGGAGCCGGTGGCGGCCGTGCTCGCCGCGTCGTTGGCGCAGGCGGTGAGGGAGGAGAGGGCGAGCAGGCCGGCGGCGGCCAGGGTGCCGTATCTGGCGGACTTGCGCATGCGGTTCACGTCCTTGTGAGAGGGCGGTGCGGGGAGAAGCGGAGGAGGCAGGAGGTGGGCGGTCAGCTGTCGGAGTCCGACGGCTTCCACCGGAAGATGCGGCGCTCGGCGAAGGTGAGCAGCCCTTCGGCGGCGAGCGCGACGACGGCGAGGATGACCATCGCGGCGTACACACCGGCCGCGTTGAAGGTGCCCTGCGACTGCGCGACGAGCAGGCCGATGCCCTTGGTGGCACCGATGTACTCGCCGACGATGGCGCCGATGAGGGCGAAGCCGAAGCTGACGTGGAGGCTGGTGAAGATCCACGAGGTGGCCGACGGGATGACGACCTGGAGGGTCACCCTGCGGTCGCTCGCGCCGAGGATCCTGGCGTTGGCGACCAGGTTCCGGTCGACCTCACGGGCGCCCTGGAAGGCGTTGAAGAACACCGGAAAGAACACCAGCACGACGGCCGAGGCGACCTTGGAGGACGCGCCGAGGCCGAACCAGATCACGAAGATCGGGGCGAGCACGATCCTGGGGATCGAGTTGAGCACCTTGATGTATGGACCAAGGACATCGGCCAGGAAGGCGATCCGCCCGAGGGCGATGCCGAAGACCACACCGGCGACGACACCGATGACCCAGCCGAGCAGCGCCTCGTAGAGCGTGTACCAGATCTGCTCGCCCAGGGAGCCGAGCGCGGTGCCGTGGGTCATCCAGGTCCAGATCTGGTCCCAGATCTTCGACGGCATCGAGAAGTTGAACGGGTCGATGACCTCGGCCCGGGACAGGATCTCCCACAGGCCGAGGACGGCCACCAGGAGCAGCACGCGCACGGCGAACACGATCGCCCTGCGTCTGCGGGCGGCCTGGGCCCTGGACCGGGCGCGGTCCGGGCCGGCCTTGACCGTGTCGACGACCGGTGTGCTGAGCACCTCAGGCGACATGAGCGGCACCCCTCTCACGGGTGATGCGGACCTCTTCGCCGAGGGACTCCCAGATCTCGCGGTAGATCTCGATGAACCGCGGCTCCAGACGCACCGACTCGACCTTGCGGGGGCGGGGCAGGTCGATGTCGAAGACCTGCTTGACGGTCGCGGGCCCGGCGGTCATGACGACGACCTTGTCGGCAAGCGCGATGGACTCCTCCAGGTCGTGCGTGACGAAGACGACGGAGGCCCCCGTGCCCTCCCACAGCTCAAGGAGTTCGTCCGACATCAGGGCCCGGGTCTGCACGTCGAGCGCGGAGAACGGCTCGTCCATGAGCAGGATCTCGGGGTCGTTGACGAAGGTCGCGGCGAGCGCCACGCGCTTGCGCTGGCCGCCGGAGAGCTGGTGCGGGTAGCGGTCCTCGAACGCGGCGAGCCCGACCTTGGCCAGCCAGGCGCGGGCCTTCTCCTTGGCTTCCGCCTTGGGCACGCCCCGGAAGCGGGGCCCGGCCATCACGTTGGAGAGCACGGTCCGCCAGGGGAAGGTGGCGTCCTGCTGGAAGACGAAGCCGACCTTGTCGCCGACGCCGGCGACCGGCGCACCGGCCACCAGCACCTCGCCCTCACTGGGCTCCTCCAGCCCGCTGACCAGGGTCAGCGTGGTGGACTTGCCGCAGCCCGTCGGCCCCACCACGGCCACGAACTCACCGCGCCCGACGGTGAGGTCGAGGTCGCGGACAGCCGTGTGCAGACCCCCCGACGGGGTCTTGAAGATCTTGCTCGCGCCCCGCAGCTCGATGGCGGGGCTGGTGTCTGCGCTCATGGGCCGGGACGGTAGGTGTGACCGGGACCACGGCAGCAGTCTTCTGGGCGCAAGCCGTTCTTTTGCTCGCAAGCACCTGTTGTGCTCTTTTTGCTCGCGCTACAACTGCGCAGACGAAACACGGGCTTAACGCTCGCCGGCCTTGAAGGAGAGGCCTGATGATTGACGTCCTGGTGGTCGATGACGACTTCCGCGTCGCTGAGATAAACGCCAAGTACGTGGGGAAGGTTCCCGGATTCCGGGTGGCCGCCCGCGCGCACAGCGCTGCCCAGGCCCTGGCCGCCGTGAACCGCGGCACCATCGACCTGGTCCTGCTGGACCACTACCTGCCGGACCGGACCGGCCTCGAACTCGTCCACCAGATGCGGGAGCAGGGCCACGGCACCGACGTCATCATGATCACGGCGGCCAGTGATGTGACGACCGTCCAGAAGGCGATGCGTCTGGGCGCCCTGCACTATCTGGTCAAACCGTTCACCTTCGCCGCCCTGCGCACCCGCCTGGACTCCTATGCGGCCCTGCGCCGCACCGTCGACCGGGTGGGCGGCCGGGGCGTGACGGGCCAGGAGCAGGTCGACCGGATCTTCGGCGCCCTGCGCACCTCACCGGCACCGTCCGCACCCGGCCTGCCCAGCGGCCAGTCCGAGCCGACGACGGACCTCATCTGCGGCGTCCTGCACCGCGCCGGCCATCCGCTCTCCGCCCACGAGGTCGCCGCGGAGACCGGCCTCAGCCGCTCCACCGCCCAGCGCTACCTCCGCCACCTGGAACAGGCCGGCCGCCTCCGCCTCTCACTGAAGTACGGCGACACGGGCCGCCCGGAACACCGCTACGCCTGGGTGGCGCCCTAGCCGCTCTGGGCGGTTCTAGACGGCCCCCGCCCCCGTCAGCGACCGCACTTCGGTCTCCGCGTGCCGGGCCTCGTCCGGGACCTCGTCCGAGGTGACCGTGCCGAGCCAGCCGGCCAGGAAGCCGAGGGGGATGGAGACGATGCCCGGGTTCTGCAACGGGAAGTACTGGAAGTCCACCCCCGGGAACAGTGCCCCGGGGCTGCCGGACACCACCGGCGACAGCATGACCAGCGCCAGCGCGGGCACGAGCCCGCCGTATACGGCCCACACCGCGCCGCGTGTCGTGAAGTTCCGCCAGAACAGCGAGTAGAGCAGCGCCGGCAGGTTCGCGGAGGCCGCCACCGCGAAGGCGAGCCCGACCAGGAAGGCGACGTTCATGTCCCGGGCCAGCAGGCCGAGGGCGATCGCCACGACACCGATGCCGACCGCCGCCGTGCGCGCCACCGTGACCTCGCTGCGCTGCTTGGCGTGCGGCCTGCGCAGGGAGGCGTAGAGGTCATGGGCGACGGACGCCGAGGACGCGAGGGTGATCCCCGCGACCACGGCGAGGATCGTCGCGAAGGCAACGGCGGCGACAACCGCGAAGAGAACCGTTCCGCCGGTGGAACCCGCGCCGCCGCCCAGGTCGAGCGCCAGCAGCGGAACCGCCGTGTTCCCCGACGCGTTCGACGAGCGCACCGCGTCCGGCCCGACCAGGGCCGCCGCCCCGAAGCCGAGCACGATCGTCATCAGGTAGAAGCTCCCGATCAGCCCGATCGACCAGACCGCCGAACGCCGCGCCGCCCGCGCGGTCGGCACCGTGTAGAAGCGGGACAGGATGTGCGGCAGGCCCCCCGTGCCCAGGACCAGTGCCAGCCCCAGGCTGATGAAGTCCAGCCGCGCGCTCCAGTTCCCGCCGTACTTGAGCCCCGGCGCCAGGAACGACTTCCCGTGCCCGCTGCGGTCGGCGGCCGTGAGCAGCAGCCGGTCGACGTCGCCGTGGAAGCGCAGCAGCACCAGCACGGTCAGCGCCACCGTCCCGCTCAGCAGCAGCACCGCCTTCACGATCTGGATCCAGGTGGTGGCCCGCATTCCGCCCAGCGACACGTAGATCACCATCAGTGCGCCGACCCCGATGACCGTCCACGCCTGCGCCGCCTCGCTGGTCCGCCCCAGC
Coding sequences within:
- a CDS encoding sucrase ferredoxin, whose translation is MSRCATVSRMLDEPVSGTAATATTWLLLEQPGPWGPKALTSSHLDPALGRALEAAAEGTGVRVALIRRPGRHADLGVPAVRQVYVAHTVPGNVWLHSATTRDPARLLDLDLAALGAGDHRSFGAALGGRPHPGSPLALVCTNGRRDRCCALLGRPLAAELAASGVEGIWEVTHLGGHRFSPTVLVLPYGYAYGRAEAHAVKEVLHGIHEGRVVLDGCRGCSAWERPGQAAELAVRETVGEYTAGALSVVGTEGTASRWEVTVAHTDGRRWRVGVAQSASLPPRPESCGVSVLGSPARMDVVSVRELRTATAPAR
- a CDS encoding sensor histidine kinase yields the protein MSPTPPVRRLRPRLPRKVFSQVLLMQLAIAAGVAVLATGLFLAPLSKQLDQEAMRRALAIAQTTAQDPQIAQGVLTTAPTVNGPVQKEAERIRLATDAEYIVVMDLGGFRWSHTTPSEVGRHVSTSPKEALDGKEVMQIDNGTLGRSARGKVPLYDARHRIIGAVSVGIAYDSVRARLLSTIPGLFAYAGGALAAGALAAWLISRRVQRQTRDLAFSDISALLAEREAMLHGIREGVVALDRGGRIRLLNDEARRLLSIGDEAVGRSPDEALGTGRTTDVLAGRVTGTDLLTVRGQRVLVANRMPTDDGGAVATLRDRTELEQLGRELDSTRGLIDALRAQDHEHANRMHTLLGLLELEMYDDAVEFVGEVVGDHRVTAEQVTEKIQDPLLAALLVGKATVAAERGVALWVSDRTRLPDRLIDPRGLVTVVGNLVDNALDAVAGTPHARVEVELCAEGRAVVLRVRDTGPGIPAEQRELVFTEGWSTKKPPAHGKRGIGLSLVRRLAERQGGTASVGGPEGGGAQFTVVLPEALTEPALEPAPTLTPVEEEAR
- a CDS encoding response regulator, translated to MIEVLVVDDDIRVARVNAAYVGKVPGFHVAGEAHNAAEALRQLRTLPRLDLVLMDHYLPDGTGLAVVQEMRRRGHQTDVIMVTAARDVSTVQAAMRHGALQYLVKPFAFAGLRAKLEAYARLRRTLDGGGEAEQAEVDRIFGALSAPSEPGLPKGHSPTTAELVRQSLMSAEGPLSAQEIAERTGVSRQTAQRYLKLLERTGRAMLTLKYGDAGRPEHRYVWATRG
- a CDS encoding ABC transporter substrate-binding protein; translation: MRKSARYGTLAAAGLLALSSLTACANDAASTAATGSGKGTKVKIMVGGLDKVIYLPAMLTQRLGYFDAEGLNVELLTEPAGVQAETALVAGQVQGTVGFYDHTLDLQTKGKAVESVVQFSHAPGEVEVVSTKAAGDITSPKDFKGKKLGITSLGSSTDFLTKYLAVKNGVKVSDFSPVAVGAGATFISALQQGSIDGGMTTDPTVANILDKKAGKVLVDMRTPEGSQQALGGPYPSSSLYMQTDWVNGHKDTVQKLVNAFVKTLKWMSTHSAAEIAAKMPADYAQGDKALYTQSIKSTLPMFTDDGVMPENGPETVEKVLKAFNTNIQNADIDLSKTYTTEFVEAAK
- a CDS encoding ABC transporter permease; translated protein: MSPEVLSTPVVDTVKAGPDRARSRAQAARRRRAIVFAVRVLLLVAVLGLWEILSRAEVIDPFNFSMPSKIWDQIWTWMTHGTALGSLGEQIWYTLYEALLGWVIGVVAGVVFGIALGRIAFLADVLGPYIKVLNSIPRIVLAPIFVIWFGLGASSKVASAVVLVFFPVFFNAFQGAREVDRNLVANARILGASDRRVTLQVVIPSATSWIFTSLHVSFGFALIGAIVGEYIGATKGIGLLVAQSQGTFNAAGVYAAMVILAVVALAAEGLLTFAERRIFRWKPSDSDS
- a CDS encoding ABC transporter ATP-binding protein, encoding MSADTSPAIELRGASKIFKTPSGGLHTAVRDLDLTVGRGEFVAVVGPTGCGKSTTLTLVSGLEEPSEGEVLVAGAPVAGVGDKVGFVFQQDATFPWRTVLSNVMAGPRFRGVPKAEAKEKARAWLAKVGLAAFEDRYPHQLSGGQRKRVALAATFVNDPEILLMDEPFSALDVQTRALMSDELLELWEGTGASVVFVTHDLEESIALADKVVVMTAGPATVKQVFDIDLPRPRKVESVRLEPRFIEIYREIWESLGEEVRITRERGAAHVA
- a CDS encoding response regulator, producing MIDVLVVDDDFRVAEINAKYVGKVPGFRVAARAHSAAQALAAVNRGTIDLVLLDHYLPDRTGLELVHQMREQGHGTDVIMITAASDVTTVQKAMRLGALHYLVKPFTFAALRTRLDSYAALRRTVDRVGGRGVTGQEQVDRIFGALRTSPAPSAPGLPSGQSEPTTDLICGVLHRAGHPLSAHEVAAETGLSRSTAQRYLRHLEQAGRLRLSLKYGDTGRPEHRYAWVAP
- a CDS encoding cation acetate symporter: MTGQHQTLALLLFSAFVAVTLGITTWVSRKRHGSAEEFYAGGRLFSPMENGFAIAGDYMSAASFLGVTGLIALFGYDGLLYVVGFLVAWLVVLFLVAELVRNCGKFTLADVVAARMSERPVRIAVGTSSVTVSVLYLVAQMVGAGSLVALLLGRTSEAAQAWTVIGVGALMVIYVSLGGMRATTWIQIVKAVLLLSGTVALTVLVLLRFHGDVDRLLLTAADRSGHGKSFLAPGLKYGGNWSARLDFISLGLALVLGTGGLPHILSRFYTVPTARAARRSAVWSIGLIGSFYLMTIVLGFGAAALVGPDAVRSSNASGNTAVPLLALDLGGGAGSTGGTVLFAVVAAVAFATILAVVAGITLASSASVAHDLYASLRRPHAKQRSEVTVARTAAVGIGVVAIALGLLARDMNVAFLVGLAFAVAASANLPALLYSLFWRNFTTRGAVWAVYGGLVPALALVMLSPVVSGSPGALFPGVDFQYFPLQNPGIVSIPLGFLAGWLGTVTSDEVPDEARHAETEVRSLTGAGAV